A region of Lycium barbarum isolate Lr01 chromosome 3, ASM1917538v2, whole genome shotgun sequence DNA encodes the following proteins:
- the LOC132630231 gene encoding two-component response regulator ARR11-like — translation MSLIWIDGVPFYAQVPKERKYIMRMKDAPTIEIIHFLVSEDLYYWFLSVTTCGLAEEALYLLRERNNGFDIVISDVNMPDMDGFKLLEDVGLEMDLPIPFPVMSVDGETSRVMKGIQHGACDCLLKPIRMKELRNIWQHKARVVCTVDLHQKFVKAVNQIELDDKFIEISFCSQIGKL, via the exons ATGTCATTAATTTGGATTGATGGTGTTCCTTTCTATGCGCAGGTTCCTAAGGAAAGAAAGTATATTATGCGAATGAAGGATGCACCAACAATTGAGATTATCCAT TTCTTGGTTTCTGAAGACCTTTATTATTGGTTTCTTTCAGTAACAACATGTGGTCTAGCAGAAGAGGCTTTATATCTGCTCCGAGAGAGAAACAATGGGTTTGACATTGTGATCAGTGATGTTAACATGCCTGACATGGATGGATTTAAGCTTCTGGAAGATGTTGGACTTGAGATGGATCTTCCC ATACCTTTTCCAGTGATGTCTGTTGATGGTGAAACAAGCAGGGTGATGAAGGGTATTCAACACGGTGCATGTGATTGTCTCTTAAAGCCTATACGGATGAAAGAACTTAGGAACATATGGCAGCAT AAAGCCAGAGTAGTTTGCACTGTCGATCTTCATCAAAAATTTGTCAAGGCTGTAAACCAGATTGAACTTGACGACAAGTTCATTGAAATTTCTTTTTGCTCTCAA ATTGGAAAGCTCTGA
- the LOC132630157 gene encoding pathogenesis-related leaf protein 4-like: MWSFNIPLSLVYVTVLAIFHSCDAQNSPQDYLAVHNNARSQVGVGPMTWDAGLASKAQNYANSRRGDCNLIHSGAGENLAKGSGDFTGRKAVELWVAEKADYNYGTNKCAAGKQCGHYTQVVWRKSVRLGCGRARCNNGWWFISCNYDPPGNYVGQRPY; the protein is encoded by the coding sequence ATGTGGTCATTCAACATCCCATTGTCACTCGTTTATGTCACGGTATTAGCCATATTTCACTCTTGTGACGCTCAAAATTCACCCCAAGACTATCTTGCGGTTCACAACAACGCCCGTTCCCAAGTTGGGGTCGGGCCAATGACTTGGGATGCCGGCTTGGCATCCAAAGCACAAAACTACGCTAACTCAAGAAGGGGGGATTGCAACTTGATTCATTCTGGTGCAGGGGAGAACCTTGCCAAGGGCAGCGGCGACTTCACGGGGAGGAAGGCCGTGGAGTTGTGGGTGGCAGAGAAGGCTGACTACAACTATGGGACCAACAAATGTGCTGCCGGGAAACAGTGTGGACATTATACTCAAGTAGTCTGGCGCAAATCAGTTAGACTAGGTTGTGGTCGGGCTCGTTGCAATAATGGGTGGTGGTTTATTTCTTGCAACTATGATCCTCCAGGCAACTACGTCGGACAACGTCCTTACTAA
- the LOC132633702 gene encoding uncharacterized protein LOC132633702, translated as MPMVVLMESHFRPIKAESMRTTTIGQMRKKKIITSQETLSTGTNFFPYNGEMNNRLTESESHYVNGPEKSDDLFAGEVIQYDSHYADDSQAIYLGNQWLWQLDAGNKDDDYNYHVMEDSEAASADSWDEMRLVESIFGHWPSLLKLDLEDRTDPVVA; from the coding sequence ATGCCGATGGTGGTCCTTATGGAGAGCCACTTCCGTCCAATCAAGGCGGAGTCTATGAGGACAACAACTATTGGGCAAATGAGGAAGAAGAAGATAATCACTTCTCAAGAAACACTCTCTACGGGAACAAACTTTTTTCCCTATAATGGTGAGATGAACAACAGGCTAACGGAATCTGAGTCCCACTATGTAAACGGCCCTGAGAAATCAGATGACCTGTTTGCAGGTGAAGTAATTCAGTACGATAGCCATTATGCAGATGATTCCCAGGCTATTTACTTAGGTAATCAGTGGTTATGGCAACTGGATGCTGGAAACAAGGATGATGACTATAATTACCATGTCATGGAAGACTCCGAAGCTGCTAGTGCTGATAGCTGGGATGAAATGAGACTTGTGGAGAGCATCTTCGGTCACTGGCCTTCTCTATTAAAGCTAGACCTGGAAGATCGAACTGATCCTGTAGTTGCTTGA